AAACGACATCTAGGGTATATTCGTAACGCTGTAATGGATGTTCCGAACAAGTGGAACAACTTACGAACGTAGCGGCGCACAGTTCAGAACAGGTACTCTCTGTGCAGCCGAGGAAAGTGGTGTGGTTGGAACAAAGATGGCCGACAATTGTTTTTCCGATGTGTCTGTGGCACGTTTTTAGCCACATCTGCTGCTGCAAATAACCACACATGTTCTAAAAGACGTATATTATTTTGGAGAACatcttttcttatttttaaagcattatagGTAAATAAAAGCCGGcggaaagaaaaatatatgcatacaaTTTCCTACACAGAGCCGTGACTGGCGTCAGCCATAACGTAACTAATGTGTGACATGCGTTTGCAAGTTATAGTCATTCTAGAAGTCCCCAATGCCTTATTAGCCTAGGATTCACAGAACAGCCCCCTCCCAGATTATTCAACATGACAGCCTTTTTTGGTGTTTCagtgtggtggtggtggtgggggggggggctcaatTAGACCATGTAATGCACTATTCAAATACTTGCCaattagagctgcactctcacagattgaagatttggacaacttttttcatattttgtcttggaacgagccaatatttgcaaaaatccatgcaACCAGTTagaaaagactgctgacaaaatgagattgcagatttttatatttcagttcaaaaattgatgttttatgcatttttcttaaaccgttagtaagccataaaacattaatggaattatgaaaatctgcgatctgttcTTTTGCCAACaaactgttattatttgtttgcagatatttacgcaaaaattgctctttcgaagataaaaaataacaaaggtgtaaaaacggtatatctgtgagagtgcagctttaaggtgaaataaaaaaagcaataaatacAGTAGTAAAATGGTGCCCCATATTTATTGCGCTGATCAGCTCTGTATCATGTTTAATATACTCCCTTTTATCATTTCAGCACAGTCAAAGATGTCGCTGTTCGTTCCGGACGAACACagcaaaacatttttcaaatgttcagaCTGTTCGAATTTCTTCCAAGATATGGAGGTATTGAAACAACATCCTTGTCATTCTGGCATAGAAGGTGGTACTGCCGGTTGTTCTGACTCCCAAGACGCCATCACAGGCAACAGTGCTGTAAACTTTATGGCTGAAAAAGGTACTAATTGGACTGAATCTCAAACTTTACTGCTTATTGATTGTTACAAAGGGTATGTAAGCCTCGTTAATAGTgaaaaaatgaagaagaaaaCTATGTGGGATACCATAGGCAGTAAGTTTTAAGATATGAGTTCAGTAGCGATAAATATGTGGAAGATGGAAATCGCTGATGAGAGCGTACAAGAACACGAAGGATAGTAACAAAAAGTCAGGTAGCTTTAGGAAAACATTTGAATACGAAGATCAATTAGATGAACTGTTTGCGAAGGATCCAACTATTCAACCTGAATGCACTTTGTCCTCTAATTCAACTACGGTTTCAAAAAGATCCGCAAGCGATGAAACTGACAGAGACGATGATAGTTCATCTTCTAGTACTCCAGAAGTTCCAAAGAAGAAGGCTTCCCGTTCAAATGCTAGTGAACTGGTTTCTCTCTTTAAGACTTGCCTGGATGAGCAAAAAGAAAGAGAGAAAGATTTAAGAGAAAGACGTGAACAGATGCATACTGAACGCATGCAAACAATGAACAGTCTAATAGAAGCTATATCTAGTAACAGAAACAATAATGCAGGCAATCAATCTTGCCACCATTCATTAGGAAGGAAAGAATGGGACCCACGTTACTAAGCATGTATGTTTATCTGGAGTGTTTTCCAGATATTGTTTAACTTTAGTGCcattaatatatgtttgtttgtagTGCTCCAACCCTAATCTTTGAGAGGGTGAGAACAAAAAAGCAGACATGAGTTTTGTATGCTTTCTATGGAGTGACAAAATTTGTTAGCCCAGAGGGTTAACCAATTTTCAAAGTAGGGGCTGCCTGCTATTTTGGTTGGTAGGTACTAGGTACGAGCACTTcaaagaaacacattttttgtaaattctggCCTTATTAATGTGTGTATCAATTGATTTAATCCTAATACATCCgacattatttttcacattgaCCTTGGGTATTACGGCACGTAGAATATGGTGCTTGCTGATAGTGGTCTTTTGGTTAATGTGTCCAGCATTCAACACTGAGGTCATGGGTTTGAGTCCCACCAGCAGCATTCAAAGCTCTACATCAGCAAACAGACCCTACTATAACATTGTCCTGGGTTCGTATTTCATGCTTGCCAAGGCCTATAAATCTTAGCATTTAAGGGTTAATACCTCTTCAGTgacatgtattattttgtgttgtattttacatatttcagaATGTGGTCTTTGCATGAAACACCAAAGGAACATTGTATTTGCCGACTGTGGTCATGTAACCAGTGTGCAGCAAAAGTGGATAAATGCCCAATATGCAGACAAGAAATCAAGCAAAGAATAAGAGTCTTCACATCATAAGCTGTTCTTAACTCTTACAGTGCTAAATTGTTTTGACATTGATACCAGTGCAGACCCAGATCAGCTGGCACTTAACTGTTTTGACTGATCAGGAACTACACTGTTAGCTACTTCGACCAGTGTCTCAGCAGCTACCAATGTAAACTGATCAGTAAGCATGGTTGTGTGCCAACTGATCTGGGCTAATGCTGTTCAAGACCAAATATACTTTGTATCAGCAATAAAAGGATTTTAGGCCCTAAGGccataataaattaattaatagattttcatccaaatttggttttaaaagGGGGCAAGTGGGGgagaattttgtttttaaaacatctgTACACAGGGGTTCCAGTCTTGACCCAGAAGAAGGAATTTGACTTGAAAATAGCAAAAGAGTACAAACAGACTCCTAGGATTTCAGCTCTGGGGTCCTTTTTatgaacaagaaatatatttcagtttgaCCTGACAAATTCAAGccttttatattcaaattaaaagctattaatatatacacatattgactgGAAACCATTTGGACATGAGCAAAGCAACATAACCCCACATCATCAGTGGGTTTATAATTACTAATCTATTCAACTATTGATTTCGTCCTAAAATCCTAAAAACATAGATTTTTGccttattttattaaataaaatgatttttatgcGGCTTATTAATTCCACGTAAGACTGCACTCATGATACAAGACTGACAATTGTTAACGATGCACCTACTTACATTGTTTGAAGGATTGTTGCCATCAATAAAGCAGAGTGATCGCGTTTTCGCTCAATCTCGTCGTCTTCTTCAAATTCTTGCAATATAACTGCAACACACATTGCATAGTCAGCCATCTTGGAATTACACTTCCTGTTCCGGTATATTCGGATGGTCTGTGCTGAAGAACATTAGGTACACTGTCCAGAACACACCCTTCGAATGCACCCCTAGTATGATAAGCAATTGTATAACTGACTATTGCACGTGAAACAATTAAATCGTTTTTAATacctatatataaaaatggCTAACCGAAAGGCCAAAGaaggcaaaaaaacaaaacaacaataaatagaTATAAGTTATAGTAACGAAGGCACcaggaggagggaataaaaataagaaaaagatgtcgaaaaatgagcgtcgagaaaaaaaaaaaaaaagatggattttccatatttgtttctttttttgatttgtttttatacaatgcatgttttgaagttgtgcacacttgttttgtactccatactgcctgttgtataatagtGTTGCGCCACAGCTGTTAGAGTGCATCATTTTAAAGGGATTAAAGATGGCGTCAAGTATGGTCAGATTTATTTACCTGTGCTGAAAAAGTTTATTCTTTGGTGATAATCTCTTATTAATAGTGATCTTTATTCTGGATTAAAAGGGATTAAGAATGTCTTCAAAGGTTCTTTAAGAgaattgcatttaataaattatttaaactggaGAAAATGGATTAAACAGCCCAAAATCGGTTTGAGGTTTTATCTTCGCGGGGAAAATGAATCGAACAAAGAAACTTCACATCATTCAAGAGATGACTTTATGCAAGGGAACATGGATAATAAACTGTTGTGTATGTTTGATGAACTACGATTCATACGTAATGAACAGATAAATTCAAGCCTTTCAATGCGtgcatttcaacaaaacatgatGGGTGTAAACGACAAATTGAACCAAGTGATTAAAGTGGCTAATTCACAAACGGACGTTATGAAGACGATGGCTTATAAGTCTTTAGACTTGGAAGCTCGGTCGAGAAGAAATAATTTTCGTGGTTTTGCCGAGAATGCCGGCGAAAACTGTACAAGCTTTATCAGAGAATTCCTCCACAATAGGCTGTCCATTGACTCTGGGCACATTTATATTCCTCGGGCTCATAGGTTAGGTAGGCCCAACCCAAAAGACGTTTTCAACACAGACCCATCATAGTAAACTTTAGAGACTACGGCGTTATAGAACTAGTTATGGCGAACGTCCGTTCTCATAAAGGGAGCCCCTTTTCAATTGATATTGACTTCCCCCTTGAAATTCAAGAAGCACGCGGTCGCCTTTGGCCGCGTATGAAGGAGCTTAAAAGCGATTTCCCAAGATCACGGGTCCAAATCGTTTACCCGGAAAAACTTATCCATGACGGAAGGGTGGTAGGTGATGAGCTTCCCGAATGGAATCGTTTCGTAGGGGCGAATCGGATTACGTCACTCAACGCTCTAGGGCAAATCAGCAATACACACATGAATCGGTCAGCGCAGTTGCTCAATACTGACAGCACGATTAGCATGCCGGGTGTTATATGTGGTAAAAGTGGAGTTAACTCCGCCGATGCAAACACTTTACCAAATGCAGTCCCTAGCGTGTCCCCGGTGACATTCGACCCACCGCCAGTGTCCGCTATCCATGTTAGCTCTAACGCTGGTAACCCCGAGCAGGTTGATCACGTCACCATTGAAACCCATAGCGCGGCTTCTGCGAACCAGGCCGAAGTCCTTACAGAGTCGATCATCACACCGGCTAAGTTCGTGATTTTTACAGAGAACAGGTGCCACCGTCGCCTGTCCGGATTTACAGACGTCAGACACTGACGAGACattgttaaaaactgtttcCAATGTCGCTGCCCGTGGTAGACCTCGCTCCGTGGCCAGATCTGAGAAAAGGTCACAATCCGCAAAACCGTACAGGAAACAAAGTCTTAGCAAAACGCTGACTGAAAATGGCCCGGTTTTCCCCATCGCCCAAAATAGTAACAGTGATA
The DNA window shown above is from Mya arenaria isolate MELC-2E11 chromosome 6, ASM2691426v1 and carries:
- the LOC128238063 gene encoding uncharacterized protein LOC128238063, with product MKKKTMWDTIGSKFQDMGYGFISEQICGRWKSLMRAYKNTKDSNKKSGSCRKTFEYEDQLDELFAKDPTIQPECTLSSNSTTVSKRSASDETDKDDDISSSSTPEVPKKKASRSNASELVSLFKTYLDEQKEREKDIRERPQSKMSLFVPDEHSKTFFKCSDCSNFFQDMEVLKQHPCHSGIEGGTAGCSDSQDAITGNSAVNFMAEKDQLDELFAKDPTIQPECTLSSNSTTVSKRSASDETDRDDDSSSSSTPEVPKKKASRSNASELVSLFKTCLDEQKEREKDLRERREQMHTERMQTMNSLIEAISSNRNNNAGNQSCHHSLGRKEWDPRY